The Dongia rigui genome includes the window CCAACCGTCCGGGAAAGAGCGCGGGGATGGCGGCACGTGGCAGCCTTTCCTTTCGCGCCGCAGCAAGAAGCGCCGATGCGCGGTGGCAAACCAGTTCCACCGCCACGGCCACGTCGGCACCAGGCTGCAACGCGAGCAGCTTGTCGTGATCGACACCCGGCAACATCACGCGCCGATGCTGTGCCAGATAGACGGTTGCCCGCGCGATTCCGACAAGGCCATAGGCCGTGCCGACTTGGCGTGCCGCCAGACGCTGCGCTTCCGGTGGCGCTCCCGTACAGACTGAGAGTGCCAGTTCCGCGAGCGCACCGGCGCTGGCCGCGGCATAACCTTCGAGTTCCGCAAGATCGGCGGGCGTTGCCGCCTCGACATCGCGCTCGCGCGCGTCGATGAGCGAGCGCAGCAGCGCCACATCCAGGTGCCGCCGTTCAATGAGATCGGCCAATTCCTGCACCAGATGATGCCGATGGCCCCTCCCGGCCGCGACATCGTCCAGCGCGTCGCGCCACCATTGCAGGCGAATGAGACCCAGCATCTTCTCCGAAACCTTGTCGGCGATACCGGCAAGCTCGGCATTTAACGCATAGAGGGTCGCAAGGTCCCGCCGCAGCGCTGCCGGCGCCGCGATCGCGCACAAGAATCGGTCGCGATCTGCCCGGCGCAGTTCCTCCAGCACGCGAAGCTCGGTTTCGGCTTCGCTCATGGTATCAACAGCAATCCCATAATTTCCCAATGGATTTACGGGGAATCAGTTTCTCCGTCTCATTCCATCCTATAGAATGCGACCCATAGCCACACCGCTTTTGCTTTGGAGGGGTACAGCAATGAGCAAAATTCTCGAAAACCTGCACAGGACTTTGGCCGCCGGCGTCGTGCTTGCCATCGTCGTGTTTCTGATCGTCAATCTGGGCGGCTTCGACCCGGGGCCGTATGTCGCTTTCCTGTTCCGCTTCATCCATGTCTGGTTCGGCATCCTGTGGATCGGTCTGCTTTACTACTTCAACTTCGTGCAGATCCCGTCGATGCCGAAAATTCCCGACGAGCAGAAGCCGGCGATCGGCAAGGTCATCGCGCCGACTGCCCTCTACTTCTTCCGCTACGCAGCCCTTGGCACGATCGCCTTCGGCCTGATCACGGCCGCGCATAACGGCTACATCATCGAAGCGCTGACCTTCCAGCCCGGCTT containing:
- a CDS encoding urate hydroxylase PuuD translates to MSKILENLHRTLAAGVVLAIVVFLIVNLGGFDPGPYVAFLFRFIHVWFGILWIGLLYYFNFVQIPSMPKIPDEQKPAIGKVIAPTALYFFRYAALGTIAFGLITAAHNGYIIEALTFQPGFRTIGIGMWLALIMGFNVWFVIWPNQQRALGLVEADADTKKKSARTAMLTSRVNTMLSIPMLYCMVAQQQGIGN
- a CDS encoding squalene/phytoene synthase family protein; the encoded protein is MSEAETELRVLEELRRADRDRFLCAIAAPAALRRDLATLYALNAELAGIADKVSEKMLGLIRLQWWRDALDDVAAGRGHRHHLVQELADLIERRHLDVALLRSLIDARERDVEAATPADLAELEGYAAASAGALAELALSVCTGAPPEAQRLAARQVGTAYGLVGIARATVYLAQHRRVMLPGVDHDKLLALQPGADVAVAVELVCHRASALLAAARKERLPRAAIPALFPGRLAAAQLERLRRHGYDPVAVGGRAPSGLDIWRLVLARGWGRI